A genomic window from Nerophis ophidion isolate RoL-2023_Sa linkage group LG22, RoL_Noph_v1.0, whole genome shotgun sequence includes:
- the ankle1 gene encoding ankyrin repeat and LEM domain-containing protein 1 isoform X1 — protein MNRKNRRLDSQLCAAVKTGEPRSVQLLLSQGAIPDAVGTNGVAAIHLAVGKETEKNLRCLKLLLQHGADPNVRSSDGLTPIHIAALWGCYQNLKLLLTNGGNPNIKDNEGNTAVMLAELEDNTKCAQLLQDYLPSSASTEEEDLPHFKYSLYSDNTDTSGYPESDYSFGSYSSMISDLGEAPLSSTRRSSFFKLSNLNGRPNCKGILHNRPSDVYTEKKPNPHWNTSLHWSSEGASLLSSTRMSAIGATAPDPKDNNVFATDVFPPQENIPTAITDGPSSPTQRYALPAFLSRRASRKSVSFCNVDEYFPVFSPESPKQTRAVNDTQAEGYLSFDLSENSDFLYSEHFATVLHKLGVDVTSPDHVYVFCRESSESTDEALEKTVISPCTLDDNNCEKVLEDTKAPQENIPEKPAQCSGSGSSSGSNYSSCESDHYTSALDVSAHPKLLSVSEKTAAEVPEAQSECPVDVCKIDTLGLEGYLHPSPVVLKACADPGVITLSKDDQPLKNSKCDSIEAEELPFISSPFVTGRTRSRQSRCSLRTSSNTESLCTSSLFDETLPRPLRTQRLTPRSQNSNNSYNSPRVPCYTSNNLDSSTGQGSVPGDYPNNQFSTLNACVSSSQADTLILTNRDSDTVDRSQTFCDTVILEEEYDSSMDSYERNLAEVIQAIHQQKLGLCESRNFLTDDVTNSDDTTKKANGARDEGCQQNKNVWITEDANSLPDSVSSSSSSSYFSPRRSRQDSDLPCTSGTGCTPRYSMSRLSTNRQSEHLANLSYTPGGRPHIDDVDKPVEYLYTDTEQGHKLIETHIPPTANTSLSSSMSTTSSEETILYDWRSMQSNNNEGKENQEPQKQPQNKKTSESVGRVFQETEGMTDKELRRKLIEFGESPGPISRRTRPVYIRRLCCLLQDSHYKPSQYQDQVEQPQTAHFGYSPELNLGLKTFKMPVCQDDEQALCKQFDQPNPNRKWREGFIKSSFNYLLLDPRVTNNLPFRSQTMTPQECFQAFVHAIFYVGKGKRSRPYSHLYEALEYYKGDKTSKKLCPKVQQILQVWNADQGVISLHCFQNVIPVEAYTREACMVEAIGLKMLTNQKRGDFYGVVSNWQLKRKRELGVHLLYRAMQIFLAEGERQLRPADIRQ, from the exons ATGAACCGTAAGAACAGGAGGCTGGATAGTCAACTATGTGCAGCTGTAAAGACAGGAGAACCCAG ATCTGTGCAGCTACTTCTGTCCCAGGGTGCAATCCCTGATGCTGTGGGAACTAATGGGGTAGCTGCAATACATTTGGCCGTGGGCAAAGAGACTGAAAAGAACTTGCGATGCTTGAAACTGCTCCTGCAACATGGAGCTGACCCAAATGTTAG ATCATCAGATGGCCTAACTCCCATTCACATTGCTGCGCTTTGGGGATGTTATCAAAACCTGAAGCTGCTCTTAACAAATGGTGGGAACCCCAACATAAAAGACAAC GAAGGAAATACAGCAGTGATGCTTGCAGAGCTAGAGGACAATACAAAATGTGCTCAGCTTCTACAGGATTACCTGCCCAGTTCTGCAAGCACAGAAGAGGAGGACTTGCCTCACTTCAAGTATT CCTTATACTCCGACAACACAGACACGTCTGGCTATCCTGAGTCCGACTACAGCTTCGGTTCCTACTCCTCGATGATAAGTGACCTTGGTGAAGCTCCTTTAAGCAGCACAAGGCGGTcatcatttttcaaactttccaaCTTAAATGGGAGGCCAAATTGCAAAGGAATTCTGCATAACAGACCCTCTGATGTGTACACAGAAAAGAAACCTAATCCACATTGGAACACTTCCTTACACTGGTCATCTGAAGGTGCCTCTTTATTATCCAGTACTCGAATGTCCGCAATAGGAGCCACTGCACCAGACCCTAAGGATAACAATGTGTTTGCTACTGATGTGTTCCCTCCTCAGGAAAATATACCCACCGCTATAACTGATGGACCCAGTTCTCCCACCCAGCGCTATGCTCTCCCTGCATTTCTATCCAGACGAGCGAGTCGAAAGAGCGTTAGCTTCTGTAATGTCGATGAGTATTTTCCGGTTTTTAGTCCTGAATCTCCAAAACAAACACGAGCTGTCAATGATACCCAGGCTGAAGGCTATCTATCCTTTGACCTGTCAGAGAACTCTGACTTCCTCTACTCAGAGCATTTCGCTACTGTTTTGCACAAGCTGGGCGTGGATGTCACCTCGCCAGATCATGTGTATGTTTTCTGCAGGGAGAGTAGTGAAAGCACAGATGAGGCTTTAGAGAAAACAGTCATCAGTCCTTGTACTTTGGATGACAATAATTGTGAAAAGGTTTTAGAGGATACAAAGGCACCTCAAGAGAACATACCAGAAAAGCCAGCACAATGCAGTGGGTCTGGCAGTAGCAGTGGCAGTAATTACAGTAGTTGTGAAAGTGACCATTACACCAGCGCACTGGATGTTTCCGCTCACCCCAAACTATTGTCTGTATCTGAGAAAACTGCCGCAGAAGTTCCAGAAGCTCAAAGTGAATGTCCAGTTGATGTTTGTAAGATTGATACCTTGGGCTTGGAGGGTTATCTTCATCCAAGCCCTGTTGTTTTAAAGGCTTGCGCTGATCCTGGAGTAATTACTTTAAGTAAAGACGATCAGCCATTGAAAAACAGTAAATGTGATTCCATTGAAGCCGAAGAACTTCCTTTTATTTCAAGTCCATTTGTAACAGGCAGGACACGATCAAGGCAGAGTCGTTGCTCACTAAGAACAAGCAGCAACACAGAAAGCCTCTGTACATCTTCCCTGTTTGATGAGACTCTCCCTAGACCGTTGCGAACACAACGCCTGACTCCCAGATCTCAGAATAGTAACAACTCCTATAATTCACCCCGGGTTCCATGCTACACTTCAAATAATTTGGATAGTAGCACCGGACAAGGGTCTGTACCTGGAGACTACCCTAACAATCAGTTCAGTACCCTGAACGCTTGTGTGAGCTCGAGCCAAGCTGATACTCTCATCCTCACAAACAGAGACAGCGACACAGTTGATCGATCACAGACTTTCTGTGACACTGTTATCTTGGAAGAAGAATACGACTCCTCAATGGATTCCTATGAAAGAAACCTAGCAGAGGTTATTCAGGCCATTCATCAGCAAAAGCTAGGACTTTGCgaaagcaggaattttttgaCTGATGATGTGACAAATTCAGATGACACAACAAAGAAAGCAAATGGAGCCCGTGATGAAGGCTgccaacaaaataaaaatgtttggaTCACAGAGGATGCTAATTCTCTCCCAGATTCTGTCTCATCTTCATCAAGTTCAAGCTATTTTTCCCCAAGGAGGTCCAGGCAAGACTCAGATCTCCCGTGCACTTCAGGCACCGGATGCACTCCCAGGTACAGCATGAGCCGGCTATCAACTAACCGCCAGTCAGAGCACCTGGCCAACCTATCCTACACCCCTGGAGGGCGCCCACATATTGACGATGTTGACAAACCAGTGGAGTACCTCTACACTGATACAGAACAGGGCCACAAACTGATCGAGACCCACATTCCGCCTACAGCCAACACCTCACTCAGTTCAAGCATGAGCACCACAAGCAGTGAGGAGACTATCCTCTATGACTGGCGCTCTATGCAGTCCAACAACAATGAGGGTAAGGAGAACCAGGAACCACAGAAGCAACCCCAAAACAAGAAAACCAGTGAGTCTGTGGGCAGAGTGTTTCAGGAAACCGAAGGGATGACAGATAAGGAACTGAGGCGTAAGCTTATTGAGTTTGGAGAGAGTCCGGGCCCCATTAGTCGTCGAACCAGGCCAGTCTATATTCGAAGGCTGTGCTGCCTGCTGCAAGACTCACATTACAAACCATCACAGTACCAAGATCAAGTGGAACAACCCCAAACAG CACATTTCGGTTATAGCCCAGAACTTAATTTGGGACTGAAGACTTTCAAGATGCCCGTCTGCCAGGACGACGAGCAGGCTTTGTGCAAACAGTTTGACCAACCTAATCCGAACAGAAAGTGGAGAGAAGGCTTCATCAAGTCCAGCTTCAACTACCTGCTGCTCGACCCAAG AGTGACAAACAACCTTCCATTTCGGAGTCAAACTATGACTCCACAGGAGTGCTTCCAGGCATTTGTCCATGCTATTTTTTACGTGGGCAAAGGAAAACGCTCCCGCCCCTACAGCCATCTTTATGAGGCTTTGGAATACTACAAAGGCGATAAGACTTCGAAG AAACTGTGCCCCAAAGTTCAGCAAATCCTTCAAGTATGGAACGCCGATCAGGGAGTCATCTCTCTGCATTGTTTCCAGAATGTCATTCCGGTGGAGGCTTATACAAGAGAGGCCTGCATGGTAGAGGCCATCG GGTTAAAGATGCTCACCAATCAGAAGCGCGGAGACTTCTACGGAGTGGTATCAAACTGGCAGTTGAAGAGAAAGCGTGAGCTGGGCGTCCACCTGCTATACAGAGCCATGCAGATATTTCTGGCTGAAGGTGAGAGACAGCTCCGACCAGCAGACAtccgacaataa
- the ankle1 gene encoding ankyrin repeat and LEM domain-containing protein 1 isoform X2, translating into MNRKNRRLDSQLCAAVKTGEPRSSDGLTPIHIAALWGCYQNLKLLLTNGGNPNIKDNEGNTAVMLAELEDNTKCAQLLQDYLPSSASTEEEDLPHFKYSLYSDNTDTSGYPESDYSFGSYSSMISDLGEAPLSSTRRSSFFKLSNLNGRPNCKGILHNRPSDVYTEKKPNPHWNTSLHWSSEGASLLSSTRMSAIGATAPDPKDNNVFATDVFPPQENIPTAITDGPSSPTQRYALPAFLSRRASRKSVSFCNVDEYFPVFSPESPKQTRAVNDTQAEGYLSFDLSENSDFLYSEHFATVLHKLGVDVTSPDHVYVFCRESSESTDEALEKTVISPCTLDDNNCEKVLEDTKAPQENIPEKPAQCSGSGSSSGSNYSSCESDHYTSALDVSAHPKLLSVSEKTAAEVPEAQSECPVDVCKIDTLGLEGYLHPSPVVLKACADPGVITLSKDDQPLKNSKCDSIEAEELPFISSPFVTGRTRSRQSRCSLRTSSNTESLCTSSLFDETLPRPLRTQRLTPRSQNSNNSYNSPRVPCYTSNNLDSSTGQGSVPGDYPNNQFSTLNACVSSSQADTLILTNRDSDTVDRSQTFCDTVILEEEYDSSMDSYERNLAEVIQAIHQQKLGLCESRNFLTDDVTNSDDTTKKANGARDEGCQQNKNVWITEDANSLPDSVSSSSSSSYFSPRRSRQDSDLPCTSGTGCTPRYSMSRLSTNRQSEHLANLSYTPGGRPHIDDVDKPVEYLYTDTEQGHKLIETHIPPTANTSLSSSMSTTSSEETILYDWRSMQSNNNEGKENQEPQKQPQNKKTSESVGRVFQETEGMTDKELRRKLIEFGESPGPISRRTRPVYIRRLCCLLQDSHYKPSQYQDQVEQPQTAHFGYSPELNLGLKTFKMPVCQDDEQALCKQFDQPNPNRKWREGFIKSSFNYLLLDPRVTNNLPFRSQTMTPQECFQAFVHAIFYVGKGKRSRPYSHLYEALEYYKGDKTSKKLCPKVQQILQVWNADQGVISLHCFQNVIPVEAYTREACMVEAIGLKMLTNQKRGDFYGVVSNWQLKRKRELGVHLLYRAMQIFLAEGERQLRPADIRQ; encoded by the exons ATGAACCGTAAGAACAGGAGGCTGGATAGTCAACTATGTGCAGCTGTAAAGACAGGAGAACCCAG ATCATCAGATGGCCTAACTCCCATTCACATTGCTGCGCTTTGGGGATGTTATCAAAACCTGAAGCTGCTCTTAACAAATGGTGGGAACCCCAACATAAAAGACAAC GAAGGAAATACAGCAGTGATGCTTGCAGAGCTAGAGGACAATACAAAATGTGCTCAGCTTCTACAGGATTACCTGCCCAGTTCTGCAAGCACAGAAGAGGAGGACTTGCCTCACTTCAAGTATT CCTTATACTCCGACAACACAGACACGTCTGGCTATCCTGAGTCCGACTACAGCTTCGGTTCCTACTCCTCGATGATAAGTGACCTTGGTGAAGCTCCTTTAAGCAGCACAAGGCGGTcatcatttttcaaactttccaaCTTAAATGGGAGGCCAAATTGCAAAGGAATTCTGCATAACAGACCCTCTGATGTGTACACAGAAAAGAAACCTAATCCACATTGGAACACTTCCTTACACTGGTCATCTGAAGGTGCCTCTTTATTATCCAGTACTCGAATGTCCGCAATAGGAGCCACTGCACCAGACCCTAAGGATAACAATGTGTTTGCTACTGATGTGTTCCCTCCTCAGGAAAATATACCCACCGCTATAACTGATGGACCCAGTTCTCCCACCCAGCGCTATGCTCTCCCTGCATTTCTATCCAGACGAGCGAGTCGAAAGAGCGTTAGCTTCTGTAATGTCGATGAGTATTTTCCGGTTTTTAGTCCTGAATCTCCAAAACAAACACGAGCTGTCAATGATACCCAGGCTGAAGGCTATCTATCCTTTGACCTGTCAGAGAACTCTGACTTCCTCTACTCAGAGCATTTCGCTACTGTTTTGCACAAGCTGGGCGTGGATGTCACCTCGCCAGATCATGTGTATGTTTTCTGCAGGGAGAGTAGTGAAAGCACAGATGAGGCTTTAGAGAAAACAGTCATCAGTCCTTGTACTTTGGATGACAATAATTGTGAAAAGGTTTTAGAGGATACAAAGGCACCTCAAGAGAACATACCAGAAAAGCCAGCACAATGCAGTGGGTCTGGCAGTAGCAGTGGCAGTAATTACAGTAGTTGTGAAAGTGACCATTACACCAGCGCACTGGATGTTTCCGCTCACCCCAAACTATTGTCTGTATCTGAGAAAACTGCCGCAGAAGTTCCAGAAGCTCAAAGTGAATGTCCAGTTGATGTTTGTAAGATTGATACCTTGGGCTTGGAGGGTTATCTTCATCCAAGCCCTGTTGTTTTAAAGGCTTGCGCTGATCCTGGAGTAATTACTTTAAGTAAAGACGATCAGCCATTGAAAAACAGTAAATGTGATTCCATTGAAGCCGAAGAACTTCCTTTTATTTCAAGTCCATTTGTAACAGGCAGGACACGATCAAGGCAGAGTCGTTGCTCACTAAGAACAAGCAGCAACACAGAAAGCCTCTGTACATCTTCCCTGTTTGATGAGACTCTCCCTAGACCGTTGCGAACACAACGCCTGACTCCCAGATCTCAGAATAGTAACAACTCCTATAATTCACCCCGGGTTCCATGCTACACTTCAAATAATTTGGATAGTAGCACCGGACAAGGGTCTGTACCTGGAGACTACCCTAACAATCAGTTCAGTACCCTGAACGCTTGTGTGAGCTCGAGCCAAGCTGATACTCTCATCCTCACAAACAGAGACAGCGACACAGTTGATCGATCACAGACTTTCTGTGACACTGTTATCTTGGAAGAAGAATACGACTCCTCAATGGATTCCTATGAAAGAAACCTAGCAGAGGTTATTCAGGCCATTCATCAGCAAAAGCTAGGACTTTGCgaaagcaggaattttttgaCTGATGATGTGACAAATTCAGATGACACAACAAAGAAAGCAAATGGAGCCCGTGATGAAGGCTgccaacaaaataaaaatgtttggaTCACAGAGGATGCTAATTCTCTCCCAGATTCTGTCTCATCTTCATCAAGTTCAAGCTATTTTTCCCCAAGGAGGTCCAGGCAAGACTCAGATCTCCCGTGCACTTCAGGCACCGGATGCACTCCCAGGTACAGCATGAGCCGGCTATCAACTAACCGCCAGTCAGAGCACCTGGCCAACCTATCCTACACCCCTGGAGGGCGCCCACATATTGACGATGTTGACAAACCAGTGGAGTACCTCTACACTGATACAGAACAGGGCCACAAACTGATCGAGACCCACATTCCGCCTACAGCCAACACCTCACTCAGTTCAAGCATGAGCACCACAAGCAGTGAGGAGACTATCCTCTATGACTGGCGCTCTATGCAGTCCAACAACAATGAGGGTAAGGAGAACCAGGAACCACAGAAGCAACCCCAAAACAAGAAAACCAGTGAGTCTGTGGGCAGAGTGTTTCAGGAAACCGAAGGGATGACAGATAAGGAACTGAGGCGTAAGCTTATTGAGTTTGGAGAGAGTCCGGGCCCCATTAGTCGTCGAACCAGGCCAGTCTATATTCGAAGGCTGTGCTGCCTGCTGCAAGACTCACATTACAAACCATCACAGTACCAAGATCAAGTGGAACAACCCCAAACAG CACATTTCGGTTATAGCCCAGAACTTAATTTGGGACTGAAGACTTTCAAGATGCCCGTCTGCCAGGACGACGAGCAGGCTTTGTGCAAACAGTTTGACCAACCTAATCCGAACAGAAAGTGGAGAGAAGGCTTCATCAAGTCCAGCTTCAACTACCTGCTGCTCGACCCAAG AGTGACAAACAACCTTCCATTTCGGAGTCAAACTATGACTCCACAGGAGTGCTTCCAGGCATTTGTCCATGCTATTTTTTACGTGGGCAAAGGAAAACGCTCCCGCCCCTACAGCCATCTTTATGAGGCTTTGGAATACTACAAAGGCGATAAGACTTCGAAG AAACTGTGCCCCAAAGTTCAGCAAATCCTTCAAGTATGGAACGCCGATCAGGGAGTCATCTCTCTGCATTGTTTCCAGAATGTCATTCCGGTGGAGGCTTATACAAGAGAGGCCTGCATGGTAGAGGCCATCG GGTTAAAGATGCTCACCAATCAGAAGCGCGGAGACTTCTACGGAGTGGTATCAAACTGGCAGTTGAAGAGAAAGCGTGAGCTGGGCGTCCACCTGCTATACAGAGCCATGCAGATATTTCTGGCTGAAGGTGAGAGACAGCTCCGACCAGCAGACAtccgacaataa